In one window of Synechococcus sp. M16CYN DNA:
- the lysS gene encoding lysine--tRNA ligase — translation MSELRDTRLEKANTLAELGQGPYASTFNPSHRMAELQSNHADLLNGEERDVTVSIAGRVMTRRVLGKLAFFTLVDETGTIQLFLEETGLEAQQEGWFKQITTLVDTGDWLGVSGSLRRTDRGELSVKVHDWRMLSKSLQPLPNKWHGLVDVEKRYRQRYLDLIVSPQSRETFRRRALLVSGIRRWLDERQFLEIETPVLQSEVGGADARPFVTHHNTLDLSLYLRIATELHLKRLVVGGFERVYELGRIFRNEGTSTRHNPEFTSIEVYQAYSDYIGMMKLTEAMIAEVCQQVCGKTQITYQNKEIDLTPPWRRATMHELVYKATGLNFNEFMSREQAAEEMEAVGLEVSDTADCIGRLLNAAFEQRVEANLIQPTFVIDYPIEISPLARKHRSKPGLVERFELFIVGRETANAFSELIDPVDQRERLEAQQARKATGDLEAQGLDEDFIEALEVGMPPTGGLGIGIDRLVMLLTDSPSIRDVIAFPLLRPESSAKGAPAMG, via the coding sequence TTGTCTGAGCTGCGCGATACCCGTCTCGAAAAGGCAAACACCTTGGCGGAGTTGGGACAGGGTCCCTATGCCTCAACCTTTAACCCCAGCCACCGCATGGCTGAGCTTCAGTCAAATCATGCCGACCTCCTTAATGGTGAGGAACGCGACGTCACCGTGTCTATTGCAGGTCGTGTTATGACCCGTCGAGTATTAGGCAAGCTTGCCTTTTTCACCCTTGTCGACGAAACCGGCACCATTCAGCTCTTCCTTGAAGAAACTGGTCTGGAAGCACAACAGGAAGGCTGGTTTAAGCAGATCACGACTTTGGTAGATACCGGTGACTGGTTGGGTGTCAGCGGAAGCTTGCGTCGTACTGATCGTGGTGAATTATCGGTGAAGGTGCATGATTGGCGCATGCTAAGCAAGTCCCTGCAACCGCTGCCCAACAAATGGCATGGTTTGGTGGATGTGGAGAAGCGCTACCGTCAGCGTTATCTTGACCTGATTGTGTCCCCCCAGTCACGTGAGACTTTTCGGCGTAGAGCCTTGCTGGTGAGTGGCATTCGACGCTGGTTGGATGAGCGACAGTTTCTTGAGATTGAGACGCCGGTGTTGCAATCAGAAGTGGGCGGGGCGGATGCGCGGCCGTTCGTCACCCACCACAATACTCTTGATTTGTCCTTGTATTTACGCATTGCGACCGAGCTGCACCTCAAACGTCTAGTGGTAGGTGGTTTTGAACGGGTGTATGAGCTTGGTCGTATCTTCCGTAACGAAGGGACCAGCACTCGTCATAATCCCGAGTTCACTTCGATTGAGGTTTACCAGGCTTATTCAGACTACATCGGGATGATGAAGCTTACAGAAGCAATGATTGCTGAAGTATGCCAACAGGTTTGTGGTAAAACCCAAATTACATACCAAAACAAAGAAATTGATCTCACACCGCCTTGGCGGCGGGCCACCATGCATGAGTTGGTGTACAAAGCAACGGGTTTGAATTTCAATGAATTCATGAGCCGAGAACAGGCGGCTGAAGAAATGGAGGCGGTTGGGCTCGAGGTTTCGGACACCGCTGACTGCATAGGTCGTCTGCTCAATGCAGCTTTTGAACAACGAGTGGAAGCAAACCTGATTCAGCCCACCTTTGTGATTGATTACCCGATTGAGATTTCGCCCTTGGCTCGCAAGCACCGCAGCAAGCCTGGTTTAGTGGAGCGCTTTGAGCTATTCATTGTGGGTCGGGAGACTGCCAATGCTTTTAGTGAATTGATTGATCCCGTGGATCAGCGGGAGCGGCTTGAGGCACAGCAGGCCCGCAAAGCTACTGGAGACCTGGAAGCGCAAGGTTTAGATGAGGACTTCATCGAGGCATTGGAAGTGGGCATGCCCCCCACTGGTGGTCTGGGGATTGGGATCGACCGTTTAGTGATGTTGCTCACCGATAGCCCTTCCATTCGCGATGTGATTGCTTTCCCTCTCTTACGTCCGGAGTCTTCAGCAAAGGGTGCACCTGCGATGGGATAA
- the smpB gene encoding SsrA-binding protein SmpB: MVKGGVKKTAAAAARAAANRLMADNRQARHQYEILETLETGIELVGTEVKSIRNGKANLRDGFCLIRNGELQLHNVHISPHNHSSSYFNHDPLRTKKLLAHRREIDKLQKQLDKKGLALIPLNIHLKGSWIKLTIGVGKGRKLHDKRAASKEKQSKKDIQAAMARY; the protein is encoded by the coding sequence ATGGTCAAAGGAGGAGTAAAAAAAACTGCCGCGGCAGCCGCGCGGGCTGCCGCCAACCGTCTCATGGCTGATAATCGCCAAGCTCGTCACCAATACGAGATTCTAGAAACGCTCGAAACCGGAATCGAGCTGGTTGGCACTGAAGTCAAGTCAATCCGTAACGGCAAAGCCAACCTACGAGATGGATTTTGCTTAATCCGTAACGGTGAATTACAACTTCATAATGTGCACATTTCTCCCCATAATCACTCTAGTAGCTACTTCAATCACGACCCATTGAGAACGAAAAAGTTACTAGCTCACCGCCGTGAAATCGACAAGCTACAAAAACAGCTCGATAAGAAAGGATTAGCTTTGATTCCTCTTAACATTCATTTAAAAGGCTCTTGGATCAAGCTTACAATTGGTGTTGGTAAAGGTCGAAAGTTACACGACAAACGCGCAGCCAGCAAAGAGAAGCAGTCAAAAAAAGATATCCAAGCTGCCATGGCTCGGTATTGA
- a CDS encoding hercynine metabolism small protein: MKQDERRQVIKQQREQLIRDLESLYLAAFDRLGELEGSVGEMKVAQLTQMILNSRSAALEPLLKEIEKPLITTPGGGQM; the protein is encoded by the coding sequence GTGAAACAAGACGAACGACGTCAAGTTATCAAGCAGCAACGTGAACAGCTGATTAGAGACCTGGAATCCCTCTACCTGGCCGCTTTTGACCGACTCGGGGAGCTTGAAGGAAGTGTTGGAGAAATGAAGGTTGCTCAACTCACGCAAATGATCCTAAATTCGAGATCAGCGGCCCTTGAACCGCTGCTTAAAGAAATCGAAAAGCCCCTAATAACCACCCCCGGTGGCGGCCAGATGTGA
- the ruvB gene encoding Holliday junction branch migration DNA helicase RuvB has protein sequence MAIVSSNSDRKFPLRETALVDSQPASNEQVAQPTGNPRPKCLAEYIGQGELKQVLGIAVEAALGRGDALDHVLLHGPPGLGKTTMALVLAEELGVNCKIASAPALERPRDIVGLLVNLQPRDLLFIDEIHRLSRVTEEILYPAMEDSRLHFTVGRGSTARARTLDLLPFTLVGATTRAGSLSAPFRDRFGLVQRLEFYDQDDLEAIVAHTAQLASMNLTADACARIAASCRGTPRVANRLLRRVRDVASVQQGSGITIDATMVTKALSLHRVDHRGLDAVDRRLLSVLVDQHGGGPVGLETLAAALGEDPATLETVVEPFLLQQGLLVRTPRGRVATDAARSHIAEVV, from the coding sequence ATGGCGATTGTTTCTTCCAACTCCGATCGCAAGTTTCCTCTTCGCGAAACGGCCTTGGTGGACTCGCAGCCGGCTTCAAACGAACAGGTCGCTCAACCAACCGGTAACCCAAGGCCGAAATGTTTAGCCGAGTACATAGGCCAAGGTGAGTTGAAACAGGTATTGGGGATTGCCGTAGAAGCGGCCCTCGGTCGGGGTGATGCCTTAGATCACGTACTGCTCCATGGCCCGCCAGGGCTAGGTAAAACCACGATGGCGCTTGTGCTAGCTGAGGAACTTGGGGTGAACTGTAAAATCGCTAGTGCCCCCGCTCTTGAACGACCGCGCGACATCGTGGGTTTGTTGGTGAATCTTCAACCGCGTGATCTGCTATTCATTGATGAAATCCACCGTCTTTCACGCGTTACGGAAGAAATTCTTTACCCGGCGATGGAAGATAGCCGTCTGCATTTTACCGTTGGAAGAGGTAGTACAGCTCGTGCCCGCACGCTTGATTTACTGCCATTCACTCTTGTAGGAGCCACAACCAGAGCGGGATCTTTGAGCGCCCCCTTTCGTGATCGCTTTGGTTTAGTTCAGCGTTTGGAATTTTATGATCAGGACGACCTTGAAGCGATTGTGGCCCACACTGCTCAGTTGGCATCTATGAATCTCACGGCGGACGCCTGTGCGCGAATTGCGGCTTCATGCCGGGGGACACCACGGGTCGCCAACCGCCTGCTGCGACGTGTCCGCGACGTGGCCAGCGTCCAGCAAGGCAGCGGCATAACAATCGATGCTACTATGGTGACAAAGGCTCTTAGCCTACATCGTGTTGATCATCGTGGTCTCGATGCTGTCGACCGTCGTTTGCTCTCGGTGTTGGTAGATCAGCATGGAGGGGGTCCAGTGGGTCTAGAGACATTGGCAGCTGCCTTGGGTGAAGACCCTGCCACATTAGAAACAGTGGTGGAACCGTTTTTGCTGCAGCAAGGGTTGCTGGTTAGAACACCTCGGGGGCGTGTGGCGACGGACGCTGCCCGCTCTCATATCGCAGAGGTTGTGTGA
- a CDS encoding tetratricopeptide repeat protein — MILAISLTWPWHALALDLQELYEQALIASRGGNFTKALPLWESILAQSPQDAAALSNRGNVRLALGDFDGAIEDQTRSIALAPEESDPHLNRGTAEEALQNWQAAAADYLWILDRQPDNASALYNLGNVRGSEGYWNEARRLYGQASLARPGFAMARSSEALAAWQEGDLAWAESELRKLVRRYPLFADARAALSGLLWRQGSAGEAESHWAAAAGLDQRYRQTDWLVDVRRWPPRPTQDLMAFLALKKS, encoded by the coding sequence ATGATTCTGGCGATCAGCTTGACTTGGCCCTGGCATGCCTTAGCCCTGGACTTGCAGGAGCTCTATGAACAAGCGTTGATTGCGAGTCGAGGCGGTAATTTTACGAAGGCCCTCCCTCTCTGGGAGTCTATCCTGGCACAATCTCCGCAGGACGCAGCGGCTTTGAGCAACCGCGGCAATGTGCGGCTGGCCCTTGGGGATTTTGATGGTGCAATTGAAGATCAAACTCGCTCAATTGCTCTAGCTCCGGAGGAGAGTGACCCACACCTCAATCGCGGCACCGCGGAAGAGGCTTTACAGAATTGGCAGGCTGCCGCTGCCGACTATCTTTGGATCCTAGATCGGCAGCCTGATAATGCCTCTGCCCTCTATAACCTTGGCAATGTGCGGGGTTCTGAAGGCTATTGGAACGAAGCCAGACGCCTTTATGGTCAGGCCTCACTCGCTCGCCCAGGTTTTGCGATGGCCCGTTCAAGTGAGGCCTTGGCAGCTTGGCAAGAGGGCGATTTGGCCTGGGCGGAGTCAGAATTGCGCAAATTGGTTCGGCGCTATCCGCTGTTTGCTGACGCCCGGGCGGCCCTGAGCGGTCTGCTCTGGCGCCAGGGTTCCGCTGGGGAGGCAGAAAGCCATTGGGCTGCGGCTGCCGGACTGGATCAACGATATCGACAAACGGATTGGCTCGTAGATGTGCGGCGATGGCCGCCACGCCCCACTCAGGACTTGATGGCATTTCTGGCCTTGAAGAAATCTTGA
- a CDS encoding HEAT repeat domain-containing protein translates to MSKSTPNQPDLDSLREAIVSGDPVRAMSALTQLRFYGDEAAVPLLVLGTKQTLFLVRSLSCSGLGYKRTEQGWKVLSHLLSSDGDPNVRAEAANALASYGVERSWPLLKATFVEDQTWLVRCSILSALAEQPDINLTWLLELAQLAVNDKDGTVRVSGAEILGRVIRDGADQPVAAQARSLLHPLQQDTDHRVVAAALNGLQTT, encoded by the coding sequence ATGAGTAAGTCCACCCCAAATCAACCCGATCTTGATTCACTAAGGGAAGCAATTGTAAGTGGCGATCCAGTAAGGGCAATGTCAGCTCTTACCCAGTTGCGTTTTTATGGAGATGAGGCAGCAGTACCATTACTAGTACTGGGTACTAAGCAGACTCTTTTCCTAGTGCGCTCGTTAAGCTGCAGCGGCTTGGGTTACAAACGCACGGAACAGGGTTGGAAAGTTTTAAGTCATCTTCTCAGTAGTGACGGGGATCCGAATGTGCGGGCGGAAGCGGCAAATGCTCTTGCGAGTTATGGGGTGGAGCGCTCTTGGCCCTTACTGAAAGCTACTTTTGTGGAGGATCAAACCTGGTTGGTGCGGTGCAGCATTCTTTCAGCCTTGGCCGAACAGCCGGATATAAACCTTACCTGGCTTCTAGAGTTAGCTCAGTTAGCAGTGAACGACAAAGATGGTACAGTGCGGGTGAGCGGGGCAGAAATCCTCGGCCGGGTCATTCGAGATGGTGCAGACCAGCCAGTTGCTGCACAGGCTCGTAGCTTATTGCATCCCTTGCAACAGGATACTGATCATCGCGTGGTAGCTGCGGCATTGAACGGTCTTCAGACTACCTAA
- the tkt gene encoding transketolase has translation MVAAPASLDTLCINSIRMLAVDAVNKSNSGHPGLPMGCAPMGYALWDKVMNHNPKNPQWFNRDRFVLSAGHGCMLLYALLHLTGYESVTMDDIKRFRQWGSKTPGHPETFETPGVEVTTGPLGAGISNAVGLAVAESHLAAKFNKPGFELINHYTYVLMGDGCNQEGVSSEAASLAGHLKLGKLIVLYDDNRITIDGRTDVSFTEDVLKRYEAYGWHVQHVVDGDTDVAAITKAIKAAKAVSDKPSIIKVTTTIGYGSPNKSDTAGIHGAPLGAEEAQLTRKQLNWHYGPFEIPDEAYDHFRQAVDRGTKLEAEWNQSLANYRSKFPSEAVLFERMLRGELPEGWDKDLPTYTAEESGLATRKHSQICLGALGPNLPELIGGSADLTHSNYTDIKGEIGSFQADSREKRYLHFGVREHAMAAIMNGIAYHNSGLIPYGGTFLVFADYMRGSMRLSALSMLGVIYVLTHDSIGVGEDGPTHQPVETIPSLRAMPGMLVFRPGDGNETSGAYKMAIQNRNRPSSICLSRQGMANQANSSIDKVALGGYILEDCTGTPDLILIGTGTELDLCTQAAKQLAADGKKVRVVSMPCVELFDEQSEAYKTEVFPKAVRKRIVVEAAESFGWHRFIGLDGDSVTMSRFGASAPGGTCLKEFGFTVENVVAKSKALLEQ, from the coding sequence ATGGTTGCTGCGCCCGCATCTCTTGACACGCTCTGCATCAACAGCATTCGTATGCTGGCCGTAGATGCCGTGAACAAGTCCAACAGCGGCCACCCAGGTCTGCCGATGGGCTGTGCCCCGATGGGATACGCGTTGTGGGATAAAGTGATGAATCACAATCCGAAGAATCCCCAGTGGTTTAACCGAGATCGCTTCGTACTATCAGCTGGCCATGGTTGTATGCTGCTATACGCACTACTCCACCTCACCGGCTACGAATCGGTGACCATGGACGACATCAAGCGGTTCCGGCAGTGGGGCTCGAAAACTCCAGGTCATCCCGAAACATTTGAAACTCCTGGTGTAGAGGTGACTACTGGCCCCCTTGGTGCTGGTATTTCTAATGCTGTTGGCTTGGCCGTAGCCGAGTCTCATCTGGCTGCCAAGTTCAACAAGCCTGGATTTGAACTCATCAATCACTACACATACGTATTGATGGGCGATGGCTGTAACCAGGAGGGAGTCTCTTCCGAGGCCGCGTCCTTAGCAGGCCACCTCAAGCTGGGTAAGTTAATAGTGCTGTATGACGACAACAGAATCACAATTGACGGCAGGACCGACGTGTCATTCACTGAGGACGTGCTTAAACGCTACGAGGCCTATGGTTGGCATGTGCAGCATGTGGTCGACGGTGACACTGATGTTGCCGCAATCACCAAGGCAATCAAGGCCGCCAAGGCCGTCTCCGATAAGCCGTCGATAATCAAGGTGACTACTACTATCGGTTATGGCTCACCAAATAAAAGCGATACTGCCGGTATACACGGCGCACCTCTGGGGGCAGAAGAAGCCCAACTCACTCGCAAGCAGCTAAACTGGCACTATGGCCCCTTCGAGATTCCCGACGAAGCCTACGACCATTTCCGTCAAGCAGTTGATCGTGGAACAAAACTCGAAGCTGAGTGGAACCAAAGCCTTGCCAACTATCGAAGTAAATTCCCCAGTGAGGCTGTTCTGTTCGAGCGAATGTTAAGGGGTGAACTCCCCGAAGGCTGGGACAAGGATCTACCTACCTACACAGCGGAAGAAAGTGGTCTCGCCACGCGCAAACACTCGCAAATTTGTCTGGGTGCCCTGGGTCCAAACTTGCCGGAACTAATCGGTGGCTCCGCTGATCTCACTCATTCCAACTACACTGACATTAAGGGAGAGATTGGTTCGTTTCAGGCAGATAGCCGTGAAAAGCGTTACCTCCATTTCGGCGTACGTGAGCACGCCATGGCCGCGATCATGAATGGTATTGCCTATCACAATAGCGGTTTAATACCTTACGGCGGCACCTTTTTGGTATTCGCTGATTATATGCGCGGCTCAATGCGTCTTTCAGCCCTCAGCATGTTGGGAGTCATTTATGTGCTAACTCATGATTCGATCGGGGTAGGCGAGGATGGACCAACTCACCAGCCAGTAGAAACGATCCCTTCTTTGCGTGCGATGCCCGGAATGCTGGTATTCCGTCCTGGTGATGGTAATGAAACCAGCGGCGCTTACAAAATGGCTATTCAAAACCGCAACCGTCCTAGCTCCATCTGCCTCAGTCGCCAGGGAATGGCAAATCAGGCCAACTCCTCAATCGATAAAGTCGCTCTTGGTGGATACATCCTAGAAGACTGCACCGGCACACCGGATCTGATTTTAATTGGCACTGGTACAGAATTGGACCTTTGCACACAAGCTGCTAAACAGCTTGCTGCTGACGGTAAGAAAGTACGGGTCGTATCCATGCCTTGTGTAGAGCTTTTCGACGAACAAAGCGAGGCCTATAAGACAGAGGTATTTCCCAAAGCTGTACGTAAGCGCATTGTGGTGGAAGCAGCTGAATCATTCGGCTGGCATCGCTTCATCGGTCTTGACGGTGACAGTGTGACCATGAGCCGTTTTGGCGCTTCTGCGCCCGGCGGAACCTGCTTGAAAGAATTTGGTTTCACTGTAGAAAATGTAGTAGCCAAATCCAAGGCTCTGTTAGAGCAATAA
- the thiC gene encoding phosphomethylpyrimidine synthase ThiC, giving the protein MRTQLVSTRQGQANVSQMYYARKGVVTEEMIYVSKRENLPQSLVMEEVARGRMIIPANIKHTNLKPMAIGIASKCKVNANIGASPNASDVAEEVNKLKLAVKYGADTVMDLSTGGVNLDEVRTAIINASSVPIGTVPVYQALESVHGSIERLDEDDFLHIIEKHCQQGVDYQTIHAGLLIEHLPKVKGRLTGIVSRGGGILAQWMLYHHRQNPLFTRFQDICEIFKRYNCTFSLGDSLRPGCQHDASDAAQLAELKTLGKLTRQAWKHDVQVMVEGPGHVPLDQIEFNVKKQMEECNEAPFYVLGPLVTDIAPGYDHITSAIGAAIAGWHGTAMLCYVTPKEHLGLPNAEDVREGLIAYKIAAHAADIARHRPGARDRDDKLSQARYNFDWNRQFELSLDPERAKEYHDETLPADIYKQAEFCSMCGPKHCPMQIKITNEDLEDIEKVLQVKSELVN; this is encoded by the coding sequence ATGCGTACTCAGTTGGTTTCGACTCGTCAAGGCCAGGCAAATGTTTCCCAGATGTACTACGCCCGAAAGGGTGTTGTGACCGAGGAGATGATCTATGTGTCTAAGCGAGAGAATCTTCCTCAGTCTCTAGTAATGGAAGAGGTGGCTCGTGGTCGGATGATCATCCCGGCCAATATCAAGCATACTAATCTGAAGCCGATGGCAATCGGTATTGCTAGTAAATGCAAAGTGAATGCCAACATCGGCGCTTCTCCTAATGCTTCAGATGTTGCAGAGGAGGTCAATAAATTAAAGCTAGCGGTTAAGTATGGTGCCGACACAGTGATGGATTTGTCTACCGGTGGTGTCAATCTTGATGAAGTGCGCACGGCAATTATTAATGCCTCGTCGGTACCAATCGGAACGGTACCCGTTTATCAGGCTCTAGAAAGTGTGCATGGCTCCATTGAAAGGCTAGATGAAGATGATTTCCTACACATTATCGAAAAACATTGCCAGCAAGGTGTTGATTATCAAACCATTCATGCTGGCTTATTAATCGAACATCTTCCCAAAGTAAAAGGCCGTCTCACTGGAATTGTGAGTCGCGGTGGTGGTATCCTGGCTCAGTGGATGCTGTATCATCATCGCCAGAATCCACTTTTCACTCGATTTCAGGATATCTGTGAGATCTTTAAGCGCTACAACTGCACATTTTCTCTTGGTGATTCCTTGAGGCCCGGGTGTCAGCACGACGCTTCTGATGCTGCTCAACTAGCTGAGCTCAAAACGCTTGGCAAGCTAACGCGCCAAGCTTGGAAGCACGATGTTCAGGTAATGGTTGAAGGTCCTGGTCATGTTCCCTTGGATCAAATTGAATTCAATGTTAAAAAACAGATGGAGGAATGCAATGAGGCACCTTTTTATGTGCTGGGCCCCCTAGTTACCGACATCGCACCTGGCTATGACCACATCACATCGGCCATTGGCGCTGCGATAGCAGGTTGGCACGGCACAGCAATGCTTTGTTATGTTACCCCCAAAGAACACCTGGGTCTTCCAAACGCAGAAGATGTGCGTGAGGGACTCATTGCGTATAAAATTGCAGCCCACGCTGCCGATATCGCTCGACATCGCCCCGGCGCTCGCGATCGTGACGATAAGCTCAGTCAGGCCCGTTACAATTTTGATTGGAATAGGCAATTTGAATTGTCTTTAGATCCAGAAAGAGCTAAGGAATATCATGATGAAACGTTGCCTGCGGATATCTACAAACAAGCAGAATTTTGTTCAATGTGTGGGCCTAAACACTGTCCAATGCAGATTAAGATCACTAATGAAGATCTTGAAGATATTGAAAAAGTTTTACAGGTTAAAAGCGAATTGGTTAACTAG
- a CDS encoding amidohydrolase has protein sequence MKGLTVPLDRLAQDLPELLELRRHLHAHPELSGEEYQTAILVAGELRRLGWRVQEGVGRTGVVAELGLRQGPTVGLRVDMDALPVEERTGLPYASKRQGVMHACGHDLHTCTGLGVARLLTSVPTTMRARVRLLFQPAEELAKGAIWMRDAGATQGLDALYGVHVVPDLPVGTIGIRRGCLTAAAGELEILVRGEGGHGARPHQSVDAVWMAAKVVTELQQAISRRLNALQPVVVSFGRVEGGRAFNVIADQVRLLGTIRCLDPDQYAQLPGWIEDTVQAICACCGGTARVQYRRIAPPVHNDRILTDILEQSAINRLGPDRVLAVEQPSLGAEDFAELLRDVPGMMVRLGVAGPGGCAPLHHGAFSLDDAALGVGIEVLTATLLAWIEEYGVLL, from the coding sequence ATGAAGGGATTAACTGTTCCTTTGGATCGGTTGGCTCAAGATTTGCCAGAGCTACTGGAGTTGCGTCGACATCTACATGCGCACCCAGAACTGAGCGGAGAAGAGTATCAGACGGCGATTTTGGTTGCCGGCGAGTTACGACGCCTGGGCTGGCGTGTGCAAGAGGGCGTCGGTCGCACTGGAGTGGTAGCAGAATTAGGTCTCAGACAAGGACCTACCGTGGGTTTGAGGGTGGATATGGATGCTCTCCCTGTTGAAGAACGCACAGGCCTGCCTTATGCCTCTAAACGCCAAGGGGTGATGCACGCTTGTGGTCATGATTTGCATACTTGTACGGGATTGGGGGTTGCACGCCTACTGACGTCGGTGCCCACAACAATGAGAGCACGGGTGCGTCTGCTCTTCCAACCTGCAGAGGAGCTAGCTAAAGGAGCGATCTGGATGCGCGATGCTGGAGCTACTCAGGGCTTGGACGCACTATATGGAGTACACGTCGTACCAGATCTTCCGGTAGGAACTATAGGAATTCGCCGCGGGTGTTTGACGGCTGCTGCCGGAGAGCTAGAGATTCTAGTACGTGGGGAAGGCGGCCATGGGGCCCGTCCCCATCAATCAGTGGATGCGGTGTGGATGGCAGCCAAGGTGGTGACCGAGTTGCAACAGGCGATCAGCCGTCGCTTAAATGCCTTACAACCTGTAGTAGTAAGCTTCGGCAGGGTGGAAGGAGGCCGAGCCTTTAACGTTATTGCTGATCAGGTGCGTTTGCTCGGTACGATCCGATGTCTGGATCCAGATCAGTATGCTCAGTTGCCCGGCTGGATTGAAGACACAGTGCAGGCCATCTGCGCTTGTTGCGGAGGAACAGCCAGAGTACAGTACCGTCGCATAGCACCGCCTGTACATAACGACCGAATCCTCACGGACATTTTAGAACAATCCGCAATCAATCGTCTTGGTCCCGATCGGGTCCTCGCAGTAGAGCAGCCCTCTTTGGGTGCCGAGGACTTTGCAGAATTGCTTCGCGATGTACCGGGAATGATGGTGCGCCTTGGAGTAGCAGGCCCGGGGGGCTGTGCTCCTTTACACCACGGGGCCTTTTCTTTGGATGATGCCGCTCTAGGGGTTGGTATTGAAGTGCTAACGGCCACACTTCTAGCTTGGATTGAAGAGTATGGGGTTCTTCTATGA
- a CDS encoding hercynine metabolism protein produces MSWLEQLELQLDQLDQRLADLLRSSSTTQEQLFREQRNCDRVQALQRQRQQLQQSAEHQRKQLLQLAEDVNTWRHRLDRARQANATELASRADQYLHRLMERGRQLWNDFDDLGRRFREVEQQLLDLQTQQKAPGSSDLDKDWALFYAELELQKLREDSGL; encoded by the coding sequence GTGAGTTGGTTGGAACAGCTGGAACTGCAGCTAGATCAGCTAGATCAACGTCTAGCTGATCTCTTACGCAGTAGTAGTACAACACAAGAACAGCTATTCCGAGAGCAACGCAATTGTGATCGGGTACAAGCCTTGCAGCGGCAGCGGCAGCAACTACAACAAAGCGCAGAGCATCAGCGCAAGCAACTATTGCAACTGGCTGAGGATGTAAACACTTGGCGTCATCGGTTAGATAGAGCCCGGCAAGCTAACGCTACTGAACTGGCTAGTCGCGCTGATCAATATCTCCATAGATTAATGGAGCGGGGACGTCAACTCTGGAATGACTTCGATGATTTAGGGCGTCGCTTTAGGGAAGTAGAGCAACAATTGCTGGATTTGCAAACTCAACAAAAAGCGCCCGGCTCTTCTGATTTAGACAAAGATTGGGCGCTGTTTTATGCAGAACTGGAGTTACAAAAACTTCGTGAAGACTCGGGATTGTGA